The nucleotide window CAGATTTACTTGTAGGTATTGCTTTAGGTTTAGCTGTTGGTATTGTTATTATCCTTATCAAAAGTTTCCAAAATTCGCACTTCTTACATATTGAAGATAAAAGTGATGGTAAAAACCGTATTAAAATGACTCTTGCTGAGCAAGTAACATTCTTCAATAAAGGAGCTATTTTAAATGAATTAGACAGGTTACCAGAAAACACTTATTTAGAGTTAGATGTTAGAAAAACCATTTATTTAGATAATGATATTATAGAAATTTTAGAAGACTTTGCTGTAAAAGCAAAAGAAAGACACATAGATATTAAAATAATTTCTGAGAGAGGAATTGTAGAAAACCCAGACAGTTTTATAGAGTTCTTTAAATTGGAAAAAAAATCATAAAATAGCATGAGAAATACAGCCATAAACAAACAAGTACAAGACAATTTAACTCCAGAAGATGTTTTAACAGATCTATTAGCAGGTAATGAACGTTTTGTCAATAATGAGTTAGAAGAGGTTTCGCATTTAGATTTAGTACAACAAACCACTACTGGTCAATACCCAAAGGCAGTTGTGCTTTCTTGTATAGATTCTAGAGTACCTGTAGAACAAGTTTTTGATCAAGCAATTGGTGATGTTTTTGTAGCCAGAGTTGCTGGTAATTTCGAAAACGAAGATATTTTAGGTAGTTTAGAGTACTCATGTGCTGTTGCTGGTAGTAAACTAGTTTTAGTATTGGGTCATGAAAGTTGTGGAGCAGTAAAAGCAGCTTGTGATGATGTAAAACTAGGTAACATTACACATTTATTAGCCAATATTATGCCAGCTGTAAAAAAATCGGCAAAGGAAATAGATGGAGATAACAGTTCTGCAAATCCAAAATTTGTAGCAAAAACTGTAGAAAATAATGTGCTTTTAACAATTGATAGAATTAGAGAGCGTAGCGAAATTTTAGCAGATTTAGAAAGCTCTGATGCTATTAAAATTGTAGGTGGAGTATACTCTTTACAAACAGGTAAAGTAACAATGTTGTAATAAAAACATTCAAAACTATATAAAAAGCTGAGTTTTAAAACTTGGCTTTTTTTGTGGCTGATATTTAAGCTTTAATAAACTTTAAAGAAGGATTCTCTTCATCCATAATTGCAGGAATCAAGGTTGGTACAATAGATTTAATAGGATAAAACATGACAGATTCATCTAACATTTCTTCATCAACAAAAGGAATGGTTTTATTAAACTTATCGAATAACAAAAAGATTACACTTAAAATTAAAGACCATTTTAAGGCTCCAAAAATGGCTCCAAGAATTTTGTTTAATAAACCCAAAGCAGTAATATCTGCTAACTTTGTAAGTAATTTTCCTACAAAAATAATGGCCAAAACAACTGCTAAAAAAGTAACAGCAAAAGCGACAATTTTATTGGTTTGATGAGACCATTCTAAAACAGAATCATTTAAAGCATATTCTATGTAGTAAGAATAGTGAATGGCACAAAAAACACCAGCAACTATAGCAACCAAAGATGCAATTGACGCAAAAAGACCAGTCATAAAACCTCTTACAGCAGCAAAAAGTAATATGACAATAATGATAATATCAATTACATTCATGGTTTATAATTTGTGTAAATCTACAGTATATTTTATCAAATTAAAAATGCACATTGTATCTTTACATTTTAATATCCAAAATGACAAAAGAGAATACTTTAAAAGAAAAATGGAGTCTTTTAGTAAGCAGACTATCTGAAGATTTTGCAGATGGAGATGAACTAAATGTAGATGGTATTATTTATTTAATAGGTGTTCAAGAATTAGGGCAAGGTCATAGAACGTTTAAAAAAGACGAAAAAATGAACTTAATGCACATTGCCATTTGCAAGTTATTAGAACCTTATGGATATTATGAGTTTGATTATTTTGATGATGATGGTTGGCCTCATTACAAAATACTAACTGATTTACCCAGCTTAAAACCAGGTGAACAAACTGTATTAATGAAAGAAGCTATTGTTACCTATTTTGAGGCTTTAGACTACTTTTAAAACTTAGGTTACACTCATTTTACGAATCATAACAGAGAAAACTTTAGGCACCCAACGTTTTACGTAAACACCCAACTTTTCTTTGGCTCCAGAAATATAAATTTCTTCTTTTTTCTGTTTGATAGCTTTAGCCATCAACTTTGCAAAACGATCTGGCTGAATACCATTGGCTGTTGCATTATCCATCTTATCTTGTGGAGAACCATCACCAGTTAAAGCGTTTTTAGAAATATTTGTATTTACAAAACCTGGGCAAACTAAGGTTACTGCTATATTATCATTAAAATGTTCTGCTCTTAAACTATCGTAAAAACCATGTAATGCATGTTTACTAGCTGCATAACTAGATCTTAAAGGTGTACCTATTTTACCAACAATACTCGTGGTTATTACAAACTGACCGTTTTTGTTGGCAATAAAATGTGGTAACAAAGCTTTAGCAAGAGCTATATTACCTAAGTAGTTAATATCCATAATTCGTTTATCAACCTGAATATCTGTATCTTTTACTAATGAACGCTGACTAATTCCTCCATTATTTACTAAAATATCTACTTTACCAAAGGCAGAAATTGCTTCTTTAGTAATAGTAGTTAAGTTTGTATAGTCTTCTAAATCTAATGGAATAACTTTAACTTTATTAGGTTCTGTGCAAGCGTTTTTAACCAACTCTAAATCTTGTTTTTTTCTAGAAGATAAAATTAATTGTGCACCTTGTTTTGCTAATTCTATGGCTAATGCTTTTCCTATTCCAGAAGAGGCTCCAGTTATCCAAATTGTTTTATCAGAAAAACTCATAAGTATTTATTTAACGTTACAATATACCTATTTAAAAAGAGAAATAGTATTTTTGGTATGCTTCTTGAAAAAAATTACACAAACGTAAACTAATTTATATGTTAAAGAAAATACTACCATTAGTTCTATTGGCAACTACTTTCATGTATGCTCAACACTCTGTAAAAGGTGTTATGAGTCCAAAATTAGAATCAGACTGGCTAATTTTATACAAATTAGAGGGCACAAAACAGGTATTTGTAAATAACACAAAAATTAAAACCGATAGTGCTTTAATTGGGGGAAAGCAGGAAGCAGTTGGAAGATTTGAATTTCAGTTACCAGCAACTGCAAAACCAGGTGTTTACAGAGCCACATATAGATTAGAAGGTGCAGGTTTTGTAGATTTTTATTACAATAATGAAGATGTTACTTTTATTTTTAATCCAGAATATCCACAAGAATCTATAGCTTTTTCAGATAGTGAAGAAAACAAACTGTATCGTAATTATTTAAGTGATATTTCTAAGGCACAGCAAAGTTTAGATAGTATTCAAGTTGCAGTTTTACAAGACCCAAGTTTAGACTTAGCAGATGCATATAAAAGTGCTTATAGCAATTTAAATAATGTACAAGCAAAGTACGATAAACTTGCAAAAAACAGGTACATAGCTCCAGTAATAAGTGCAAGCTTAAGAGTAAACTCACCCACAATTTTAAATTCGGTAGATGCTTATTTATCAAGTATAAAAGCAACCTTTTTTGATCGATTAGATTTCTCTAATAAAATATTAAGAAATTCTTCTTTTCTAACAAATAGAACTTTAGATTACATTTTCTATATTAATTATTCAGATGATTTAGCTGAGCAACAGAAGTTATATAAAAAGTCTGTTAATACTGTGCTTTCTAAAATTTCTGATAAAAGCTACAAGAGAGATATTATAGAGTTTTTGGTAGATCAATTTGAAGCCTCTAAAAACATAGAAATTATAGATTTCTTATTTAAAGAACATTATAGCAAATTACCTGTTGCTATACAAAATGCTAAGTTCAAAAAAGAAAAAGAGGCATTGTTTGCCACAGAAATTGGTAGGACTGCTCCAGATTTTTCTTGGACAGAGAATGGGAAAGGATTTAAACTTTCTACTCTAAATGATGCAAAGCATTATGTGTTGGTATTTTGGAGCACAAGTTGTTCTCATTGCTTAAGAGAAATTCCTCAATTGCACAGTTACATGAAACCGAAATCGAACATTAAAGTAGTTGCGTTTGCTTTAGAAAAAGAAGCTTTTGTTTGGGAAACATATAAAAAAGCAAACTTAAGTGGTTGGCACAATGTATTAGGCTTAAATAAATGGGAAAATAAGACAGCAAGAACTTATCAAATAAATGCAACACCAACTTATTTTATTTTAGACAAGAATAAAAAAATTGTTGCAAAACCAAATGATATTAATGATGTAAAGGCTTTTATAGAGAAACTTTAAAAATGTAGAAAAGCATCTTTAAGGTGTTCTATTTTAGTTTCTTTTTTATTGGTGATAATAGCAATTATATCAAAACGAACTTCAACATCTAAATCGTTATTATTAACATAAAAATCTATTGCAGAAGTTAGCAATTTTATTTTCTTCGGATTTACAAAGTCTTGAGGGTTTCCAAAATATGCAGAAGTTCTAGTTTTAACTTCTACAGCAACAAGAGTATCATCTTTTTGAGCAATGATATCTACTTCAGCTTTTAAATACCTGTAGTTCTTTTCAAGAATTGTATATTCATTATTGATTAAAAAATCGATGGCTAGTTGCTCTCCTTTTTTACCAAGTTCATTATGTTGTGCCATAATGTGAAATTACAAATTATTGACTATTTTTAGAAGATGAATTTTCCTTTTGGTTTTGGACAAAAAAGCTCATTACTTTTAATTTTCTTTTTTCATGGCATTGTATTTTCACTACTACTTTTAAGAAAAGGAATTTTATACAATAATAAAGCTAGTAAATGGCTTAGTTTCTTATTGTTTTTATGTGCTATGTACATTGCTCCATATATGTTAGGCTATGCTAATTGGTATGCAAATAAAGTTACTATAGAGATTTTATTTTTTATACCATTTATGCAGGTGTTATTAATAGGGCCAGTCATTTATTTCTACACCAAAAGTTTGTTGAATCCGTCTTTTAAAATTGATAAAAAAGACCGTTTACATTTTATACCAGCTTTACTTTATTTAGCATACAGTTTAGTTGTTTTTGTTACAGATAAACTTATTCTAGACGAATTTTACTTTTATTCAGATGGTAGAGATAAAGATTTAGCCAATTGGTATCAAACAGCAGGAGTAATATCTATGTCTTATTATCTAATATTAAGTTTAAAGCATTATTCAACTTATAAGAAGTTAGTTTTTGATAAAGTTAGTTTTGCAGATTCTATTTTATTTCAATGGATTCAAAATTTCCTTATCGCCTTTTTATCGATAATTATTTTAAGAGTTTTATTGTTTGTTTTAAATCCTGAATGGGGCGAATTTGGCAGTCAGTTTTGGCATTATATTGTATTTTCTTTTGTTGTGTTTTATATCTCTATAAATGGATATGCAAATGCAGTTAAAATGTCTTTCTTAAATGATGTTAATTCTAAAAACGTAAATGTATTTTCTGAATTAGAAATTGATGATAAACCAAAACAAGAAACACTAAACCAAAAAGAACTCGACCTTTGGAAAGAAAAAATTCTGCAACTAATTAAGGTTGATAAAATTTACGAAAATCCAAAACTCACACTTTCTGATGTTTCAAAACGCTTAGAAACAAACCCTAAAACAATTTCAAATAGTATCAATTCAGGATTTGAGATGAATTTTAATGACTTTATCAACCATTATAGAATTGAGGCTGTAAAAGAAAAATTAAAAAAAGGAGCACATAAAAAATCAACTTTATTAGGCATTGCTTTTGATTGCGGATTCAATAGTAAAGCGACTTTTAACAGAGCTTTCAAAAAAAGCACAGCAGAATCACCCAAAGACTATTTGCAAAAGTTATCATAGAATTGGGTATCAAATCAAGATTTGAAGCGCTTCAACTTGCATAATCTTACATCTTTGTATCAAATTAAAAGCACTCTCATGAAAATTTATATCTCGTTCGTATACCTATTTTTCTCAACTATCGCATTTACTCAAAATGCTCAAATTTCAAAAATAGATTCTATTGTAAATTCTAAGATTGGCAATAGTGATCCAGCATTATTTGTTGGTGTTGTTAAAGATGGTAAAATCATCTACCAAAAAGCAAAAGGTGTATTAAGCTTGCAACATAATGTAAAAGCAACTGTAAATTCGGTTTCTAATATTGCATCTACAGCTAAGCAATTTACAGCGCTAATGATTTTAAAATTATCTATAGAAGAGAAGTTAGATTTAGAAGACGATATCAGAAAATATTTACCTTCTTTTTATCCTAATGTAAAAGAGAAAATAAGAATTAGGCACTTGCTAAATCATACAAGTGGTATTAGAGATTTTTACGATTTAATGAGTATTCAGCAAAACCCTTGGTGGAGAAGAGAAGGCTTAGACAATAAAGATGCACTAGAGCTCTTAGAAAAACAAGAAGATTTAGGGTTTAAACCAGGTTCTAGATATATGTATAGCAATTCTGGCTATACAATTTTAACTAAGATTATTGAGGAGGCTTCAGGAGAAGAATTTCATAAATATTCTAAGAATTTCTTCGAAAATATGGGCATGAAAAGTACGCAATTTTTAGAGGATTACATGTACGTAATTCCTAATCAATCTTTGCCATATTCAGATTGGGGAGATGGAGTTTGGCAACAATACCCAATGATTACGAATTTATTTGGAGATGGATTTTTATTTACATCTATAAAAGATCAGATGGTTTTTGAACAAGCTGTACAGAATGCAAATTATAACAATAACAGATTGTTAATTGAAAGTCAGCAACCAATAAAAAATAGCGAAATTAAAACCTATGGTTTTGGTTTAGAGTTAGAAAACAGATTGTATAGAAAAGCTGTGCATCATTCAGGAGGTACAGGTTCTTATCACTCACAAATGGTGCGTTTTCCTGATGATAAATTAACCGTTTTTGTAATGAGTTCTAATAGTAAAATTTGGAGTGGCTATATAGCAGATGAAATTGCAAAGGAGTTTTTATCGCCTGCTAAAATTCAGAAAAAGTATGATGAAGAATTAAATGAAGCTTTAGCATTAACCTCTAATGAAATTGTTGGTCAATATAAATCTGAAGGAGAATATTTAATTAGAATTATAAAGAAGAACAACGCTTTATTTTGGCGAAATGGAAACAATAATCCTATTGAATTAATTAAAGAAACCAATACTATTTACAGAAAAAAAAGATCACCAAAGAACAAGGTTGGCTTTTTTGAAGATAAAATGATTTCTTTTTATGATAATGGAAAAACGTATAAGTATGAGAAAATTGCTTATGAAAAACCAACTTTAGCAGATTTAGAAAGTTATGAAGGTCATTACTTTAGTAGAGAGCTAGATGTAGAATTTGAACTGTTTTTAAACGACAAATACGAATTATATATTTCTAGAGATGAGTGGAAAAAAGATAGAAAAGTAGAAGTTCTAAATAGAAATGAACTTTTGGTAAATGACTATATTTTAAAAATTGAAAGAGACCAATTTAATAGAGTTACAGAAATTCTTTTAACCACAAATAGAGTTTTAAATAATAGGTTTATTAAGAAATCTAATTTAAAGTTTCAACCAAAAATTAAAACAGAAAATGGTTCAATAAATGTAACTACTATAGGCTCTAGAAAAGGCAATTCGTCTCAAATTTTACTTACCAAAAATTATGAGAATGGAAACGAAATATGGTCTCAGCAATTTGGTGGTAAAAGTTATGATAAAGCAAGTTCTATTTTAGCAACAGATGATGGCTACTTAATTATTGGATCTACCAGTTCTTATGGCAAAGGAAACTATGATATGTTTGTGATTAAAACAGATAAAAAGGGAAAGAAAGTGTGGCAAAATACATATGGAGGTTTCTATAATGAATATGGTTATTCAGCAGAAAAAACAAAAAATGGATATATAATTAAGGGAACCATTCAAAACTGCACCTCAAATTCAGATGTATTTAATAGAACTTGTACAACCAATGTTTGGTTTGTTACTATTGATAAAAAGGGAAAAGAGTTATCTAATAAAGTTTTAGAAGAAATAGAAATCTAATAAAAAGAAAAAATAGATGTTTCTTTAGTAATATTAATTTTTAAAGTTCTTCCAAAAATTAAGGCTCTATTATCTGCTTCATGACCTGCAGGAAAATTAAAAATTACGGGTATGTTTTTTGGAACAACATCTAAAATAAGTTGTTCTATAGAACTACCCCATTTTGTAGAGTTTTTCTTAATTAAAGACATGTCACCTATAACTACTGCACTTAAATTTTTAAAATAGCCAGCTCGTTTTAAGCTTTGTAACATTCTATCTATGGCATATTTATATTCCCCAATTTCTTCTATAAATAGAATTTTATTATCTGTATGCATTTGGCTTTTAGAACCTAACATAGAGGCTTGTATTGCTAAATTTCCACCAATCAATTCACCTTCCAAACTTGTTTTGCCTAAGGTTCTATTGTAGCTTGAGTTTTTAATGGAATAGGATATATCATCTCCAAAGAGAGCTGCTTTAAAACTAGTTATAGTTTTTTCAATTTCTTCAGGTTTTTGCTCAAGACTTGTTGCCATCATAGCATGTAAACTCTGTACACCTAGGTTATTAACATGATTGTGAAAGGCAGTTATATCAGAATAACCAATAATCCATTTAGGATTATTTTTAAAGTTGGTAAAATCTAATGCATCTAAAATTCTTACAGAACCATAACCACCTCTAGCAGCCCAAATTGCTTTAATACTATCATTATCTAAAGCATCTTGAAAATCTTTACAACGTTCATTATCAGTTCCTGCAAAATGATTGTTTTTATTGTAAATATTCTTTCCAATAACCACATGTAATCCCCAACTTTCAGCCAATTGTTTGGCTTTTAAAATAGTAGCTTGTCTATTTTTTAAAATACCTGCAGGAGCTACAATTGCAATAGTATCTCCAGCTTTTAGAAAAGGTGGAGTAATCATTTGTTCTTGAGCATGTGTAAACATACAGGTTATTAAAAGTAAAAAGATATAAATCCTATTCGTCATTTGCATAAATTTTGTGCCAACCCAAACCAAAAGTTAGGCCTAAACCAACATATGATCTTTTAGCAATATTTGCATGTAATTTAAAACCTATAGACCTACCAAAACTAGTAGGTTTACCAACAGGAATCAAACCATATAAAACTCTAAATCGTTTTTTTTTATTTTTAAACCAACTAATACCAGCTTCAATAGGAAAACCAACATAATCTATGGTTAAATTATCGTTCTCAAAACTTTTATCATAAGAAGCGTAAGAAATTCCTCCAGAAAAATGATACGAAAATCCATCTTCTATATATCTTTTTCCATATAACAGTGAGTATTCTGTCATGGTTTCACTTTCTATATTGATTGGAAATATTAAAAAGAATTCAATTTTTTTAATGTTGATGACTTGTAATGCTCTAAATGTGAATAGATCATTTTTTTTCTGATAATTTATAGAACCACCTACTGTAAACCCTTTAACAAATCCATTTGAGTAACCCAAGCTAAAATCACCAAAAACAATTGGATTTGGTTTTAGGCTTAAGCTATCTAAATTTTCTTGAGCTTTTAACGTTGAAAAAATCAACAAAAAGACAACAAGTAGTATTTGTTTTAACATTAAAAAGATTATTCGTTTATGCATTACCGTGTTTAAAAAACACCCAATGTAAATGTATCAATTTTCGATGGTTTTTAAAACCATGTTTTCGTACTTTTGTACCTTCAAAAATTATTCCAAAAAATTAAGAGAAACACTATGAGTGCTCCAAAAAGATATACAATTACAGCAGCTTTACCCTATACAAATGGTCCAATTCATATTGGTCATTTAGCAGGGGTTTATGTACCTGCAGATATTTACGCACGTTATTTACGTTTAAAAGGTAAAGACGTAGCCTATATTTCTGGTTCAGATGAACATGGAGTTGCAATACCAATGAGAGCAAAAAAAGAGGGTGTTTCTCCACAAAATATTATAGATAAGTATCATACTATTATTAAAAAATCTTTTGAAGATTTTGGTATTTCTTTTGATAACTACTCTAGAACATCAGCAGAAATTCACCATAAAACTGCTTCAGATTTTTTTGTGAAAATGTACAATGAAGGTGATTTTGTAGAAGAGGTTACTGCACAATTGTATGATGCTGAAGCAGACCAATTTTTAGCAGACAGATTTGTTGTTGGTACTTGTCCAAAATGTGGTTTTGAAGAAAGTTATGGAGATCAATGTGAAAATTGTGGTACAAGTCATAATGCAACAGATTTAATTAATCCTAAATCTGTAATAACTGGTAATGTACCAACTGTAAAAGAAACAAAACATTGGTTTTTGCCTTTAGATAAACATGAAGATTTTCTAAGAAAATGGATTTTAGAAGGGCATAAAAAAGATTGGAAACCAAATGTGTATGGCCAAGTAAAATCTTGGGTAGATGATGGTTTAAGGCCAAGAGCTGTAACTAGAGACTTAGATTGGGGAATTCCTGTGCCTGTAGAAGGTGCAGAAGGTAAAGTGCTGTATGTTTGGTTTGATGCACCTATTGGGTATATCTCATCAACCAAAGAATGGGCTGCAAGAGAAGGTAAAAATTGGGAAGATTACTGGAAAAAGGATGATACTAAATTGGTGCATTTTATAGGGAAAGACAACATTGTTTTTCACTGTATTATTTTTCCAAGTATGTTAAAAGCACATGGAGATTATATTTTACCTGATAATGTACCTGCCAATGAATTTTTAAATTTAGAAGGCAATAAATTATCAACCTCTAAAAACTGGGCAGTTTGGTTGCATGAGTATTTAGAAGACTTTCCAAATCAGCAAGATGTTTTGCGTTACACATTAACTGCAAATGCACCAGAAAGCAAAGACAACGATTTTACTTGGAAAGATTTTCAGGCAAAAAATAACAATGAGTTGGTTGCCATTTTTGGTAACTTTATTAATAGAGTTGTAGTTTTAACTAACAAATATTATTCAGGAATTGTACCTACACCAAATGATTTTACAGAAGTAGATGAAGATGTTTTAGCTGCTGTAAAAGAGTTTCCAAACGTAATTGGTAAATCTGTAGAAAGATATAGGTTTAGAGAAGCAAGTCAAGAATTAATGAACTTGGCAAGATTGGGTAACAAGTATTTAGCAGATGAAGAACCTTGGAAGGTTATTAAGGTTGATGAAGAACGTGTACAAACAATTATGTATGTAGCTTTGCAAATATCTGCAGCATTAGCAGTGGTTGCAGAGCCATTTTTACCATTTACATCAACAAAATTAAAAGGTATTCTAAATTTAGAAGCCTCTATTTCTTGGGATGATATTTCTGATAAGAATGTTCTAATTGAAGCAGCACATCAAATAAATAAAGGAGAATTGTTATTCTCTAAAATAGAAGATAAAACTATTGATGCTCAATTAGAAAAACTACAAGCTACAAAATTGGCAAATGAACAAGAAAACAAAGTAGTTGAGCCTCAAAAAGAAACTGTAGAGTTTGATGATTTTACCAAATTAGATATTAGAATTGGTACCATTTTAGAAGCTGAAAAAGTAGCAAAAACTAAAAAATTGTTGAAACTTAAGGTTGATGTTGGTATAGATACAAGAACCATTGTTTCTGGTATTGCAGAAAGCTTTTCTCCACAAGACATCATTGGTCAACAGGTTTCTGTTTTGGTAAACTTAGCACCAAGAAAAATTAGAGGAGTAGAAAGTCAAGGAATGATTTTAATGACAGATACTCCAGATGGTAAATTGGCTTTTGTAGAACCAGAAAAAGCAGTTAAAAACGGTCAAGCAGTGAGCTAATGTTAAAGATAGCACATCACCCTATTTATCATCACCCTTTAAAAGAAGGGCATCGTTTTCCGATGATAAAATACGATTTGCTACCTGAACAACTCTTATACGAAGGTACTTGTACAGCTGATAATTTTTTTGAACCAGAAATACCAGATAACAAGCATTTTTTTACAGTTCATGAGCCAGAATATTTTTTCGATTTATTAAATATTACCTTAGATGGAAAAGCAGCAAGAAAAATAGGTTTTCCTCTTTCTGAAGTACTCATAGAAAGAGAAATGGTTATTGCAGATGGCACAATGAAAGCCTCTGAATTTGCTTTGCAAAATGGAATTGCCATGAATATAGCAGGAGGCACACATCATG belongs to Polaribacter dokdonensis and includes:
- the metG gene encoding methionine--tRNA ligase; this translates as MYLQKLFQKIKRNTMSAPKRYTITAALPYTNGPIHIGHLAGVYVPADIYARYLRLKGKDVAYISGSDEHGVAIPMRAKKEGVSPQNIIDKYHTIIKKSFEDFGISFDNYSRTSAEIHHKTASDFFVKMYNEGDFVEEVTAQLYDAEADQFLADRFVVGTCPKCGFEESYGDQCENCGTSHNATDLINPKSVITGNVPTVKETKHWFLPLDKHEDFLRKWILEGHKKDWKPNVYGQVKSWVDDGLRPRAVTRDLDWGIPVPVEGAEGKVLYVWFDAPIGYISSTKEWAAREGKNWEDYWKKDDTKLVHFIGKDNIVFHCIIFPSMLKAHGDYILPDNVPANEFLNLEGNKLSTSKNWAVWLHEYLEDFPNQQDVLRYTLTANAPESKDNDFTWKDFQAKNNNELVAIFGNFINRVVVLTNKYYSGIVPTPNDFTEVDEDVLAAVKEFPNVIGKSVERYRFREASQELMNLARLGNKYLADEEPWKVIKVDEERVQTIMYVALQISAALAVVAEPFLPFTSTKLKGILNLEASISWDDISDKNVLIEAAHQINKGELLFSKIEDKTIDAQLEKLQATKLANEQENKVVEPQKETVEFDDFTKLDIRIGTILEAEKVAKTKKLLKLKVDVGIDTRTIVSGIAESFSPQDIIGQQVSVLVNLAPRKIRGVESQGMILMTDTPDGKLAFVEPEKAVKNGQAVS